In Luteimonas galliterrae, the sequence GCGTCGGCGCGGCGCGGCCTTTGGCCAGCGGCACCAGGTGCAGGCCGTTGAGCGTGGACGCGGCGTTGCTCTCGTCCAGATATAGATGGCTGTCGTGTTGCACCAGCGCATGCCGGTTCTCGCCGCAGAGCACGCGCACGGCCAGGTTGTTGGCCAACGTGCCGGTGGGCAGGAAGGCGGCGTCCTGTTTGCCCAACAAGGCCGCGAAACGCGCTTCAAGTGTGTGCACCGCGCCTTCGGCCAGGTAGCTGTCGCGTACATCCGGTGTGGCATCCACCAATTGCTGCAGATGGCGCACCCAGTCCTGCGCCTTCTGCGGCACCGCGTCACCCATCAGCATCACGCTGCGCTCGGTGAGCGCCGGCCGCGGCCGAGCCGCAGCGGGCGCGGCTTGCGCTGCAGCGGCGAGCGCATCGAAGTTCAACATCATCAGGCCGGCCGGCAGCGTGGCGGCGAGCAGGCGGCGGCGCGACGGGTCGGTGCAGCGGGCTTCGAAGGTCATGGCGGTGCGCTCGGTTCCGGATCGGAAGACGTTGAGGCCCTACTGTGCCAGTCGCCAGTGTCGGTCGTCATCCCGGCGTAGGTTGGGGTGAAACCCCCACATCGCCCTTCTGTAAAACACCGTTGAGTTCAGATCACGGACTTTCCTAGCAGCATCCACATGCGGCATCACGATGGGTATCGCTGCGCTCAACCTATACTGCCTCGCTACGGGTTGTGATCGCCTCCGTTACCAATCATAGAGGAAAGCAGGAAGACTACTGTTCTCGATCGTTCTTACAGCTTTTCGGCAATCTGCGGTACTCCGCGCTAGCCCAATACACGCGTTGTTCAACCACGGTCACTCCTCCAACCACCCCTGCATTTATTGAGGCGATTAGCCCTCGACGGCATCCTTTGACCGACAAAATTCCATCTTTCCCGATGCCGTCGCTGAGTATCAAATACTTCTCTTTTTGAAGGTTGGCCCGGTGTTCTGAAGCTATCTCGCCGGTAGTCAAATTAGACTCACATTCCGTAACGAGTACCCGTTGGACAGGCGACATGATTTTCTTCGGTTTCGAAGATGCGGTATTGCAGAAGCCAACTTCATATAAATTCGCGTACTCGCCCTCAATAACGCCTACTGCAACCGCGCTTTTCTGGGCGTCTAAATAATCTAGTATCGCAAGCGCTGCGATTGTCGCGATGAATAGTGCGGCGGCGAGCGAGAGAATTATTCTAATCATCTACCACTCAAAATTGTAGTCAAAACCAGATACCGTCAAATCGCCTCTAGCGCCCACGCCTACGCCACCAAAAACCGTTTTGCTGCCTGAAGGATAACTAACGCTCGTTCCACCACCAACTCCATAGTAGCCGGATATAGTCGACCCTGCGCCTCGTAGCGTTTCATTGATGTCCTCTTCAGTCTGCAACTTATTGCTTTCCGTCTCGCAAACGTATCCGACATTTATACTTGCAGAAGGAGATTTAAATGGATTCTTACCGGACGGAATCAAGTTTTTTGAAAGGGATATCCCAAGGAAGCTCTTGCCATACTTCGTAAGGGAGTATGTCCCTGAGAAATGGAGGTAACTTACGCTTATGTTTATAAAGTCTGGCGAACCGTAAAAACGCGCCACTGCCGTTGCTTCAGACGCCCTCGCCTGATTCACCATTCCTTGCGCATTGCGCGGATCGAACAACCCAAACGGATCAATGCCGATGATTGGATTGCTATCCACGTAGGCATACGTATTCATGCCACCAGCAAGCCCGATCGGGTCACTCTGCAAATACCGCCCCAGCCGCGTATCGTAGTCCCGGAATCCGTTGTACCAATTCCCCGTCTCGGCATCGTAGTGCTGCCCTGGGAAGCCCAGGTTGAGGCCACCAATGCTGTCCTGCGTCACCGTTCTGTCGAAGGCGTAGTTGCTTGCCCGCCAGACCACGCTCTTGGCGCTGTTGGTGGCGATCTCCGGCCGCCCGAGTTGATCGTTATGCAAGTAATACAGTTGGCTGCCGCGAACCAAGGCGATCGGCTCGCTGCCCAGGCGCAGATAATGAGTCCAGCCCAGGCCATTCCAGTCATACTCCATGACTAGCGAGCCATCCGGACTGTAGCCGTATCCATTCGCCTTAGGCGCACCTTGGGTCTTGTACGTGCGCTGGCCTAGCGCATTCACCCAATAAGTCGTCGTCACGCCGCCGCGAGTGGCCTGGGTCAAGCGGTTGAACGGGTTGTAGACGTATGACGCATCGCCTGCAACGGTGATGTTGCCGTTGTCGTCGACCGAGATGAGTTTCGCCCGTGGCCCTGTGATCCCGTTCAACTGGTTGCTATCGAGGGGAACTCCATACGTGTCAGTGGCGCCGCCCCAGGTATGACTGCTGCGATTGCCATTTGCGTCGTATTGGAAGCTTTGCGTCGCATTGGTCGCCGAAACCGACGTCAGCCGCGATAGCTGATCGTAGTTGAAGGTCTGAGTCAGGCTGGCGTTGATCGCGTTCGTGATGGCCTTGATGTTGTCGTTGGCGTCGTAACCGAACGTCAGGCTTTGGATCGGCGTGGCGCCGTTGAGCGTGCTGATGCCTTTGATGCGGCCATCGGTGTCGGCGTTGTAGTTGCGCTGAAGGCCATTGCCGTAGGTCAACCCGGTCACCGGACCGAAGGGTCGATAAGTCAGATTGCTGACCACCGTTTTTGTGGATCCGCCGAAGGTCGTCGTCATCTTGTCCAGCCGGCCGTAAGCGTAGCTGTAGCCGACGCTGACGCTGTTGGGGTAAGCGACACTGGTCACCCGGCCCAGGCCGTCGTAGGTGAAGGTTTGGTCCCAGCCAACGCTGCTGCCGACGGCCTGTTTCTGCGAGGCCAACCAGCCATGCGGGGTATAGGCGTAATCCAGGGTGCCCTTCGGATCCACCACCCGGCACAGCAGGCCCAAGCCGTAGCTGCAGGTATCGTAGACGAAGCTGTGGACCAGACCGCCGGCGGTGATGGTGGTAGGTCGGCCCAGGGCATCGTAGCCGTACGTGGTTTGCGCGCCATCGGCGCGAGTCATCGAGGTGCGTTGACCGTCGGCGTTGTAGGCAAACGTCGTGATGCCGGTGTCCGGACTGATCTGCGACCACAGCTGGCCCAAGCCGTCGTAGCTGTAAGTGGTGACGCTGCCCTTCGGGTCGGCAACCGTCTTCACGTTGCCTAGCGCGTCGTAGCTCATGAACGTGTTGCCGGTCTTCGCATCGATGATGCGGACGACGCGGCGATGCCGGTCATGGGCATACGTCGTTTCATAGTTCAACGAATCGGTGACCTTCACCAGATCGCCGTTCTGGTTGTATTGGTAGCGAATGTTCTGGCCGTTGTTGCCGCGCCTGGCCTTGACGAAGCCGCCTTCGTCGTAGTCGATGAAAGTACTGGTCAGAATGACTTCCTCGCGCGGCGGCGCGGTCGGACCGGGGTCCGGTGGATCGGGAATGCAGTCCGGATATGGATAGCAAATGTTCGGGTGCATCGTGCCATCGTCCACCGCCACAGCGTTGGTGTCGGTGGCCTGCCCCGAGGATTCGGGCGTGTACTCGACGCCTGTTTCGATCTTGGTGATCTGGCTGGCCAAATTGTAGGTGAAGCGCTGGAAGCCGATCGGCGGCGGCGGCGGTGCGTTTACGCCGACGGCTACATTGGTGGTATTCGGGCCGATCCAGGCAACGCCTTCGCGCAGCATCCGCCACTGAAAATTATGCATGCCAACTGTTGCTGGTGCGGTGACGTTGAAATTGAAAGTCGCCGTCACGCCCGGCGCTATCGTCGATGGAAGCGCAGCGCGCGTCGTGCCCCACGTAGCGACATTATTGACGGAGCCGAGTTTGTAGTTATTGGCTGTTGTCCATGTGGTCGTACCGGTGTTCTTCATGGTGACAGTAACCGGATACGTTTTACCCGTGGTCATGGAAGCAGGCACGGACTGGCTGACGAATGTCGCGCCATCCGTCGGCGCGGCTTGAACCGCAATCTGCACGTTGGGCGTGAATACCCCGAACCAAGCTACGCCGTCGCGCACCATTCGCCATTGGAAATTGTAAGCGCCGGCTGTGCTGGGCGCGGTGACGTTGAAGCTGAAAGTCGCGGTCTGTTGCGGTGCAATCGATGTCGTCAACTCATCGCGATGAAGACCCCATGTCGTGTTGTCGAGAGGATTGGCCGAACCAAGCTTGTAATTGTTGGCCGTGGTCCAGGTCGCGGTGCCGGTGTTGGTCATCCTGATGGTGACAGGATATGTCTGCCCAGCCACCATCGTTGCCGGAACCGTCTGATCAACGAAGCTTGCAGCATTGGCGGGCGGCGTCGGCGGGTCGGGATCCAACTCGCAATCGGGCTGCGGGTGGCAGGACATTGGACCCATTTCACCGGTTCCCGAAATATCGCCTCCAGCGGTCAAACCATCGAAGCCGCCCACAAACCCGACCGACGAGCTGGCACCGGTCAGGGTCTGCATCGAAGCCAGCACCGATTCCGGTTCAACTCTGAATATGTTGATCAGCCGATCGTAGTTGTCGTACTCGTAGTTGGTGACGACGTCGTCTGGTGCCTTTCTCGTCTGCAAGCGGCCGCGGTTGTCGTAGGTATTGGTCGTTGTCTGCCAGGCGCCATTGACATAGAGCTTCTCGGTCAGCACTTGGCCGCGGGCGTTGTACGTGTAGTAAACGCTGCCGCTGTTGGGATTGGTGATCTGACCGGGTTGACCGAGCTCGTTATAGCCAGCGTAAACCGTCTTTATCGTCTTGGCGTCGATAACCTGGCGCTGTTCCAGCAGATTACCGGCGGTGTCATAGGTGTAGACGATGGCATCGCCCGATCCCGCGATCGGGCCATCCACCGTCATGGTGGCTACCATCCCGCTTGGATGGAGCGTGTACGCGTAGGCCGTAGCCTGAACGCTGTTGGTAAGCCCCACGGACGTCATCAGGTTCTTGACCGAAACCGATTTCAACAGTCGTGCCCGGGCGTCGCCATCGGGATAGTAGTCGTAGCTAGTTTCGTTGACCGGTTGGCTTGTATTGCCAATGGTTTTGATCGAAAGCAAGCGGTTGTTCTGAGACGGATCCCAAACGAATTGGGTGATCTGCTGCTGACCGGTCTCGCCGGCCGGGCCTATACCAACGATTTTTTGCGTGATGTTTCCGTCGGCATTATAGGTGTAGTCGGTTTTTACGCCGTACGCATCGGTCTCATCGTCCGGGTTGCCGTTGACGTCGTACGTTGTATCGGTACCCCCAGCCAGACACGTCGGACTTGCGGGACGATCTACTGCAATAACACGTTTGCTGCCGCTGAAGTCGGCAGTCAAATAGCGGGTAGTCTGGCCTAGCGCATTGCGCACATCGGTATAGCCCGCGCCGTAGGTGAATGTGCTCTTTTCGACATTGTTTTCCAGCCCGGACCAGGCAGCTCGTCCGTCGGTGCCGTAAGCATAACGGGAATAGCGCACGCTATTGATCGAAATGCCTGTCAATCCGCCTGGTTGTGCGGAATCTTCGTAATGGTAAGTGCGGACACCTAGATTGTCCGGATAAATGACG encodes:
- a CDS encoding RHS repeat-associated core domain-containing protein, producing the protein MDFTARQPALVARLRYLVFPLICLPAMTWPLAANALRTICEESTGNCSASGPEGNCTVTGGRCWQELDSGDYEFLSHSGREPKIWDSNFGNGSGGPRSSSQVSRNVQVQNVKEPCETTAKPVVIATGNKILTELDFLVPPDAMPLVVNRFYDKSLDRLGIFGKKWSSTLEYTLSFDYGGSQCHGRLDTVVSCAASGQPLTKIFANRTNGFATVFTKDTSGLWRDGGGRIIVPNGSGWKLTTKGGEQQTYDAHGRPLTIKNERNIGLTYGYNASNQLSTVTHTSGRAIQLTWSGSKVASIIAPNTKTYAYSYNAAGYLASVIYPDNLGVRTYHYEDSAQPGGLTGISINSVRYSRYAYGTDGRAAWSGLENNVEKSTFTYGAGYTDVRNALGQTTRYLTADFSGSKRVIAVDRPASPTCLAGGTDTTYDVNGNPDDETDAYGVKTDYTYNADGNITQKIVGIGPAGETGQQQITQFVWDPSQNNRLLSIKTIGNTSQPVNETSYDYYPDGDARARLLKSVSVKNLMTSVGLTNSVQATAYAYTLHPSGMVATMTVDGPIAGSGDAIVYTYDTAGNLLEQRQVIDAKTIKTVYAGYNELGQPGQITNPNSGSVYYTYNARGQVLTEKLYVNGAWQTTTNTYDNRGRLQTRKAPDDVVTNYEYDNYDRLINIFRVEPESVLASMQTLTGASSSVGFVGGFDGLTAGGDISGTGEMGPMSCHPQPDCELDPDPPTPPANAASFVDQTVPATMVAGQTYPVTIRMTNTGTATWTTANNYKLGSANPLDNTTWGLHRDELTTSIAPQQTATFSFNVTAPSTAGAYNFQWRMVRDGVAWFGVFTPNVQIAVQAAPTDGATFVSQSVPASMTTGKTYPVTVTMKNTGTTTWTTANNYKLGSVNNVATWGTTRAALPSTIAPGVTATFNFNVTAPATVGMHNFQWRMLREGVAWIGPNTTNVAVGVNAPPPPPIGFQRFTYNLASQITKIETGVEYTPESSGQATDTNAVAVDDGTMHPNICYPYPDCIPDPPDPGPTAPPREEVILTSTFIDYDEGGFVKARRGNNGQNIRYQYNQNGDLVKVTDSLNYETTYAHDRHRRVVRIIDAKTGNTFMSYDALGNVKTVADPKGSVTTYSYDGLGQLWSQISPDTGITTFAYNADGQRTSMTRADGAQTTYGYDALGRPTTITAGGLVHSFVYDTCSYGLGLLCRVVDPKGTLDYAYTPHGWLASQKQAVGSSVGWDQTFTYDGLGRVTSVAYPNSVSVGYSYAYGRLDKMTTTFGGSTKTVVSNLTYRPFGPVTGLTYGNGLQRNYNADTDGRIKGISTLNGATPIQSLTFGYDANDNIKAITNAINASLTQTFNYDQLSRLTSVSATNATQSFQYDANGNRSSHTWGGATDTYGVPLDSNQLNGITGPRAKLISVDDNGNITVAGDASYVYNPFNRLTQATRGGVTTTYWVNALGQRTYKTQGAPKANGYGYSPDGSLVMEYDWNGLGWTHYLRLGSEPIALVRGSQLYYLHNDQLGRPEIATNSAKSVVWRASNYAFDRTVTQDSIGGLNLGFPGQHYDAETGNWYNGFRDYDTRLGRYLQSDPIGLAGGMNTYAYVDSNPIIGIDPFGLFDPRNAQGMVNQARASEATAVARFYGSPDFINISVSYLHFSGTYSLTKYGKSFLGISLSKNLIPSGKNPFKSPSASINVGYVCETESNKLQTEEDINETLRGAGSTISGYYGVGGGTSVSYPSGSKTVFGGVGVGARGDLTVSGFDYNFEW